A portion of the Desmodus rotundus isolate HL8 chromosome 8, HLdesRot8A.1, whole genome shotgun sequence genome contains these proteins:
- the PI15 gene encoding peptidase inhibitor 15, which produces MTAISAISSALLFSLLCEVSAVVLLNSTDSSSPTNNFTDIEAALKAQLDSADIPKSRRKRYISQNDMIAILDYHNQVRGKVFPPAANMEYMVWDENLAKSAEAWAATCIWDHGPSYLLRFFGQNLSVRTGRYRSILQLVKPWYDEVKDYAFPYPQDCNPRCPMRCFGPMCTHYTQMVWATSNRIGCAIHTCQNMNVWGAVWRRAVYLVCNYAPKGNWIGEAPYKVGVPCSACPPSYGGSCTDNLCFPGVTSNYLYWFK; this is translated from the exons ATGACAGCAATCTCTGCCATCAGCAGCGCTCTCCTGttctcccttctctgtgaagtaaGTGCTGTTGTCTTACTCAATTCCACTGACTCATCCTCGCCAACCAATAATTTCACTGATATTGAAGCAGCTCTGAAAGCACAGCTAGATTCTGCGGACATCCCCAAATCCAGGCGGAAGCGCTACATTTCGCAAAATGACATGATCGCCATTCTTGACTATCATAACCAAGTTCGGGGCAAAGTGTTCCCACCAGCAGCAAACATGGAATATATG GTTTGGGATGAAAATCTTGCAAAATCTGCTGAGGCTTGGGCAGCTACTTGCATTTGGGACCATGGACCTTCTTACTTACTGAGATTTTTTGGCCAAAATCTATCTGTAAGAACTGGAAG ATACCGCTCTATTCTGCAGCTGGTCAAGCCATGGTATGATGAAGTGAAAGACTATGCTTTTCCATATCCCCAGGACTGCAATCCCAGATGTCCTATGAGATGTTTTGGTCCCATgtgtacacattatacacag ATGGTTTGGGCCACCTCCAATCGGATAGGATGTGCAATCCATACTTGCcaaaacatgaatgtgtgggGAGCTGTGTGGCGACGTGCAGTGTACTTGGTATGCAACTATGCCCCAAA gGGCAATTGGATTGGAGAAGCACCATATAAAGTAGGAGTGCCATGTTCAGCCTGTCCTCCAAGTTACGGGGGATCCTGTACTGACAACCTTTGCTTTCCTGGAGTAACGTCAAACTACCTGTACTGGTTTAAATAA